In Bos indicus isolate NIAB-ARS_2022 breed Sahiwal x Tharparkar chromosome 19, NIAB-ARS_B.indTharparkar_mat_pri_1.0, whole genome shotgun sequence, the following proteins share a genomic window:
- the LOC109567570 gene encoding olfactory receptor 4P4-like, with product MGHENITEFILLGLFTDENVKASCFVLFLLCYIAILSGNLLILLTIRGSCLSEQPMYFFISYLSLMDVCFTSTVAPKLIIDSLAQQKTISYNSCMAQMFYAHFFGATEIFILVAMAYDRYAAICRPLHYMVIMNRQVCYVLVMASAMGAFSHSIMQVLIIIGLPFCGPNQIDHYFCDVFPLLKLACTDTRLWVIAIITTTGVLSILTFVALVISYIIILSTLRTRSSEGCRKALSTCGSHITVVFMFFLPLIFTYVPTADSVRNDKVFALFYTMIVPMFNPLIYTLRNTDMKNAMRKVWGRDKLSAGK from the coding sequence ATGGGACATGAAAATATCACAGAATTTATCCTCCTGGGGCTTTTTACTGATGAGAATGTGAAAGCTTCCTGCTTTGTGCTGTTTTTACTTTGCTATATTGCGATTCTCTCAGGGAATCTGCTCATTCTTCTCACCATCAGGGGCAGCTGCCTCAGTGAACAGCCCATGTACTTTTTCATCAGCTATTTGTCCTTGATGGATGTCTGCTTCACCTCTACAGTGGCACCCAAATTGATCATTGACTCACTGGCCCAGCAGAAGACCATCTCCTACAACAGCTGCATGGCCCAGATGTTTTATGCCCACTTCTTTGGAGCCACTGAGATCTTCATCTTGGTggccatggcctatgaccgctatgctGCCATCTGCAGACCTCTTCACTACATGGTTATCATGAACAGACAGGTGTGCTATGTCCTTGTAATGGCTTCTGCTATGGGAGCCTTTAGCCATTCAATCATGCAAGTATTAATTATTATTGGACTTCCTTTCTGTGGCCCCAATCAAATAGACCACTATTTCTGCGATGTATTCCCTTTGCTGAAGCTGGCCTGCACGGACACTAGACTGTGGGTGATTGCAATCATTACCACCACAGGGGTGTTGTCCATTTTGACCTTTGTTGCCTTGGTGATTTCCTACATCATCATCCTGTCCACCCTGAGGACTCGCTCATCTGAGGGCTGCCGCAAAGCCCTCTCCACCTGTGGCTCACACATCACTGTGGTCTTCATGTTCTTTTTGCCCCTCATCTTCACCTATGTCCCCACGGCTGATTCTGTCAGGAACGACAAGGTCTTTGCCCTGTTTTACACCATGATTGTCCCCATGTTCAACCCTCTTATCTACACCCTGAGAAACACAGACATGAAGAATGCCATGAGGAAAGTGTGGGGCCGAGATAAACTCTCTGCAGGAAAATGA